The following proteins come from a genomic window of Methanosarcina sp. MTP4:
- a CDS encoding carboxypeptidase-like regulatory domain-containing protein produces MTGTQKKIRSFGILALTLILCLALAPAASAHRVHVMGQVDSIQVKAWYGGGDPMVDADVEIYTIRNEEEELYLTGSTDEEGLFYFTPKLGVSEYKVVASAKGGHRGEEIINLESGVAPEEDELPLFIRVFAGFGYLTGLAGIGMISSARKKQKA; encoded by the coding sequence TTGGAATTCTGGCCCTCACACTCATCCTCTGCCTGGCGCTTGCTCCTGCAGCATCCGCCCACAGGGTACACGTAATGGGCCAGGTTGACAGTATACAGGTAAAAGCCTGGTACGGCGGAGGCGACCCTATGGTGGACGCTGACGTGGAAATCTACACGATAAGGAACGAAGAGGAAGAACTGTACCTTACTGGCAGCACCGACGAAGAAGGGCTCTTTTACTTCACCCCCAAACTGGGGGTCTCGGAATACAAAGTGGTTGCAAGCGCCAAAGGAGGACACAGGGGAGAAGAAATCATAAACCTGGAAAGCGGAGTTGCCCCGGAAGAAGATGAACTTCCACTCTTCATAAGGGTATTCGCAGGCTTCGGTTACCTGACAGGACTTGCAGGAATCGGAATGATCAGCAGCGCCCGGAAAAAACAGAAAGCCTGA